A genome region from Bradyrhizobium sp. WSM1417 includes the following:
- the efp gene encoding elongation factor P produces the protein MRVIASSIRKGNVIEQDGKLYVVVTAENIHPGKGTPVSQIEMRRISDGVKISERYKTTDQVEKATIEERNYTFLYEDGDGYHFMNPETYDQVQVSKDVIGDAAAYLQESMTVKLSLHGSNPVSIALPQRVTLEVVETEPVTKGQTASSSYKPAVLSNGVRTTVPPHIAVGTRIVVMTEDGSYSERAKD, from the coding sequence TTGAGAGTCATCGCCAGTTCTATTCGCAAGGGCAACGTGATCGAGCAAGACGGCAAGCTATATGTCGTCGTGACCGCCGAGAATATCCATCCCGGCAAGGGCACCCCGGTCAGCCAGATCGAAATGCGCCGAATCTCGGACGGGGTAAAGATCTCCGAGCGCTACAAGACCACCGACCAGGTCGAGAAAGCCACGATCGAAGAGCGCAACTACACCTTCCTGTATGAAGATGGTGACGGCTATCACTTCATGAACCCGGAGACCTATGACCAGGTCCAGGTGTCCAAGGACGTGATCGGCGATGCCGCCGCCTATCTCCAGGAGAGCATGACGGTCAAGCTGTCGCTGCACGGCTCCAATCCGGTATCGATCGCCCTGCCGCAGCGCGTGACGCTGGAAGTGGTTGAGACCGAGCCCGTGACCAAGGGCCAGACCGCCTCCTCGTCCTACAAGCCCGCTGTGCTCTCGAACGGCGTGCGCACCACGGTGCCGCCGCACATCGCCGTCGGCACCCGAATCGTCGTGATGACCGAAGACGGCTCCTACTCCGAGCGCGCCAAGGACTGA
- a CDS encoding cupin domain-containing protein, translated as MTAMSLPTTPRPLPSRSMAIAVVGGLACAFAIGKALPVTMDTISGALSPLCATAAESSPLDKVEPIGSYALPNVPGKRVTIVRVFYGPGGFSRPHRHAGSVTAYITKGEIRSQLGGGPVETFGVGQSFFEPPGSTHLVSANASTTEPAELIAVFVADEGAQLTTLLE; from the coding sequence ATGACAGCAATGAGTCTGCCCACCACACCGCGCCCGTTGCCATCGCGCTCGATGGCGATCGCCGTCGTCGGCGGGCTCGCCTGCGCGTTTGCGATCGGCAAGGCGCTACCGGTGACGATGGACACCATATCCGGCGCACTCTCGCCGCTCTGCGCCACCGCCGCCGAAAGCTCGCCGCTCGACAAGGTCGAACCGATTGGCTCCTACGCGCTGCCGAACGTACCGGGCAAACGCGTCACCATCGTGCGCGTGTTCTACGGTCCCGGCGGGTTCTCGCGGCCGCATCGTCACGCAGGATCCGTCACCGCCTACATCACCAAGGGCGAGATCCGCTCTCAGCTCGGCGGCGGCCCGGTCGAGACGTTCGGCGTCGGCCAATCCTTCTTCGAGCCGCCCGGCTCGACGCATCTGGTCTCGGCCAATGCCAGCACCACGGAGCCGGCGGAATTGATCGCCGTGTTCGTGGCGGACGAGGGCGCGCAACTCACGACGTTGCTGGAGTAG
- a CDS encoding carboxymuconolactone decarboxylase family protein: MSHARSEYEDFKRIAPDAYELVLALGQVAAKAGLDKQLLELVKLRASQINGCAFCLQHHILLSERIGVPLDKLNLVVVWREVPIFSARERAALAWTEALTCLPGGVGEDVYAEASREFSETELTYLTSAVTSINVWNRFGAAFRWTPAKRPVAANAATS; the protein is encoded by the coding sequence ATGTCACACGCCCGCAGCGAATACGAGGATTTCAAGAGGATCGCGCCCGACGCGTATGAGCTGGTGCTGGCACTCGGCCAGGTGGCGGCCAAGGCCGGCCTCGACAAGCAGCTTCTCGAATTGGTCAAGCTGCGGGCATCGCAGATCAACGGCTGCGCCTTCTGCCTGCAGCATCACATCCTGCTTTCGGAGCGGATCGGCGTGCCCCTCGACAAGCTCAATTTGGTCGTGGTCTGGCGCGAGGTGCCGATCTTTTCCGCGCGGGAACGTGCCGCGCTGGCCTGGACCGAGGCGCTGACCTGCCTGCCCGGCGGCGTCGGCGAAGACGTGTACGCCGAGGCGAGCCGTGAATTCTCCGAGACCGAACTGACATACCTGACCTCGGCGGTCACCTCGATCAACGTCTGGAACCGTTTTGGTGCGGCGTTTCGCTGGACGCCGGCGAAGCGGCCGGTCGCAGCGAATGCGGCGACATCCTGA
- a CDS encoding SDR family NAD(P)-dependent oxidoreductase translates to MAGQVEGKVALVTGGASGIGEAIVELFAGEGAIVIATDIDELRGPELANRITKAGGKAIFLEQDVTSEERWIEIAAEIAKRFGRLDILVSNAGIGIAVPSIVDMTLSDWRKQNAINLDGVFLSVKHCLPLMRKTGGGSIVMMSSLAGLRGAPGLSAYSATKGGVRLFAKSIAMECAAACDGIRVNSVHPGIIDTPIWGKIPTGATGNQGNAPIDPDERARVVTPLGRAGQAAEIASGVLYLASDASRYVTGSELVIDGGMNAGGVPRRQ, encoded by the coding sequence ATGGCAGGGCAGGTTGAGGGCAAGGTCGCGCTGGTGACGGGCGGCGCCTCCGGCATCGGCGAAGCCATCGTCGAGCTGTTCGCGGGCGAGGGCGCCATCGTCATTGCCACCGACATCGACGAGCTGCGCGGGCCCGAGCTCGCCAATCGGATCACCAAGGCCGGCGGCAAGGCGATTTTTCTGGAGCAGGACGTCACCAGCGAAGAGCGCTGGATCGAGATCGCAGCCGAGATCGCGAAGCGCTTTGGCCGGCTCGATATTCTCGTCTCCAACGCAGGCATCGGCATTGCCGTGCCCTCCATCGTCGACATGACACTCAGCGACTGGCGCAAGCAGAACGCGATCAACCTCGACGGCGTCTTTCTCTCGGTCAAGCATTGCCTGCCCCTGATGCGCAAGACCGGCGGCGGCTCGATCGTCATGATGTCCTCGCTTGCGGGCCTGCGCGGCGCGCCCGGGCTGTCGGCCTATTCGGCGACCAAGGGCGGCGTGCGGCTGTTCGCAAAGTCGATCGCGATGGAGTGCGCGGCGGCCTGTGACGGCATCCGCGTCAACTCCGTCCACCCCGGCATCATCGATACGCCGATCTGGGGCAAGATCCCGACCGGCGCGACCGGCAACCAGGGCAACGCGCCGATCGATCCAGACGAGCGTGCGCGCGTTGTCACCCCGCTCGGACGCGCCGGCCAGGCCGCGGAAATTGCCTCCGGCGTGCTGTATCTGGCGTCCGATGCCTCGCGTTACGTCACCGGCAGCGAGCTCGTCATCGACGGCGGCATGAATGCCGGCGGCGTGCCGCGGCGGCAATAG
- a CDS encoding DUF808 domain-containing protein: protein MSVGLIGLLDDIAAIAKVAAASLDDVAGQTAKAGAKAAGVVIDDAAVTPNYVIGFASKRELPIVGKIAVGSLRNKLLILLPIALLLGYFLPAAVTPLLMLGGAFLCYEGAEKVLEAVTPHDAYHHEAQPQPNALNARSVEDEKVASAIKTDFILSAEIMAITLAAVPAGSIWIQALVLALVAIFITVGVYGVVALIVKADDVGLALARYSGASVIGGAIRLLGRTLVRGMPAFLAVLSTIGTAAMIWVGGGIILHGIEQYGPPMVRHTVHAATEAAAHLLPSIAGIVEWSVEAAISGVVGLLVGAVAIPAVAYGLSPLWKRLKRSQPT from the coding sequence ATGAGTGTCGGACTGATTGGTCTTCTCGACGATATCGCAGCGATCGCAAAGGTGGCGGCAGCCTCGCTCGACGATGTCGCGGGCCAAACGGCCAAGGCGGGAGCAAAGGCGGCTGGCGTGGTCATCGATGATGCAGCCGTCACGCCGAACTACGTGATCGGCTTTGCCTCGAAACGCGAACTGCCGATCGTAGGCAAGATTGCAGTTGGGTCGCTCCGCAACAAATTGCTGATCCTGCTGCCCATCGCTTTGTTGCTTGGTTATTTCCTTCCCGCCGCGGTCACGCCGCTGCTCATGCTGGGCGGCGCCTTTCTCTGCTACGAGGGTGCCGAGAAGGTACTCGAAGCCGTGACCCCGCACGATGCGTACCACCACGAAGCTCAGCCCCAGCCGAATGCGTTGAATGCCAGGTCGGTCGAGGACGAGAAGGTCGCGAGCGCCATCAAGACGGATTTCATCCTGTCGGCGGAGATCATGGCGATCACGCTGGCAGCCGTCCCGGCGGGCAGCATCTGGATCCAGGCGCTCGTGCTGGCCCTCGTCGCCATTTTCATCACGGTTGGTGTCTACGGCGTGGTCGCCCTGATCGTGAAGGCGGACGATGTCGGCCTGGCCCTTGCGCGGTATAGCGGCGCCTCAGTCATTGGCGGCGCAATCCGCTTGCTTGGACGTACGCTCGTCCGCGGCATGCCGGCCTTCCTTGCGGTGCTGAGCACGATCGGCACCGCCGCCATGATCTGGGTCGGCGGCGGCATCATCCTGCACGGCATCGAACAATACGGCCCACCGATGGTCCGCCATACGGTCCATGCTGCGACCGAGGCTGCCGCGCACCTCCTGCCCTCCATCGCCGGCATCGTCGAATGGTCGGTCGAGGCAGCCATCTCAGGCGTCGTTGGGCTCCTTGTCGGCGCGGTTGCGATACCGGCCGTCGCATACGGTCTTTCACCGCTATGGAAACGTCTGAAGCGATCGCAGCCGACCTGA
- a CDS encoding aldolase, protein MAHSLHSSSSTPATFRSNRPDLASDAIRSAREDLAACFRMAARNGFEEGICNHFSAVVPGHDDLFLVNPYGYAFRELTASKLLICDFHGNVLDGEGVPEATAFYIHAEMHKRLPRAKVAFHTHMPYATALSMTEGEPLIWAGQTALKFYGRTAVDRDYNGLALDNREGARIASAVGDADIIFMKHHGVMVLAPTIADAWDDLYYLERAAEVQVLAMSTGRQVLPVDPAIAGETYRQMREGDSESARLHLAAIRRQLDAEEPQYRH, encoded by the coding sequence ATGGCGCACAGCCTTCACTCTTCGTCATCCACGCCAGCAACGTTCCGCTCGAACCGTCCGGATCTCGCGAGCGACGCGATCCGCAGCGCGCGCGAGGATCTTGCCGCCTGCTTTCGGATGGCTGCGCGCAACGGCTTTGAGGAGGGCATCTGCAACCACTTCTCGGCCGTGGTGCCGGGCCATGACGATCTCTTCCTGGTCAACCCTTATGGCTACGCCTTCCGCGAGTTGACCGCGTCAAAACTGCTGATCTGCGACTTCCACGGCAACGTGCTCGACGGCGAGGGCGTGCCCGAGGCGACCGCGTTCTACATCCATGCCGAGATGCACAAGCGCCTGCCGCGCGCCAAGGTCGCCTTCCACACCCACATGCCATACGCCACGGCGCTGTCGATGACCGAGGGCGAGCCGCTGATCTGGGCCGGCCAGACCGCGCTGAAATTCTACGGTCGCACGGCCGTGGACCGCGATTACAACGGCCTCGCGCTCGATAATCGCGAAGGCGCGCGCATCGCGTCCGCCGTGGGGGATGCCGATATCATCTTCATGAAGCATCACGGCGTGATGGTGCTGGCGCCGACCATCGCGGACGCCTGGGACGATCTCTATTATCTCGAACGCGCCGCCGAGGTGCAGGTGCTGGCGATGTCGACCGGGCGACAGGTGCTGCCGGTCGATCCTGCGATTGCGGGCGAGACCTACAGGCAGATGCGTGAAGGCGATTCCGAATCCGCCCGGCTGCATCTCGCTGCAATCCGCCGCCAGCTCGATGCGGAAGAGCCGCAGTACCGGCACTGA
- a CDS encoding peptidoglycan DD-metalloendopeptidase family protein: protein MPPGGETVVGKGFRFVSQLLASLALLLASPLAADELRSPSLTALRVDWRAALDQLRTEINAHPRAADDFIFAPRRSVPRYDPRAMPALVQLNAISSQFFTGVARSSVPVLLPFDAAAYFEARRNGAPATVALSRYQADFNSVDMFDAGPAGYSATFSFEPGAGDGMPSRVFARPVEVQITGSALVYDIADPSGGKGEPVKPLAAVYPDLRKFIREGYVRYAFTRFGVAYVVSIQCLDSVVKPRRLACKEAYPVAERFLKALRVAGGQRIRPLTDIASNILDRPAARSPDFTYRPSGDIIPNTGYRKQGGHLDVMAYAQIRFPLEKAPAFVHSQSYAKRDKMESTTAYPWRDNFCESRSFEVWQCGGGYGHQGEDIRAAECPPPGEGRQACDPKQRAVVAVRDARVIRASKDQAVTLQINSRSEHIRFRYMHMNPQALNADGLLSGRIVSEGEKIGVVSNYLDHPAGTSMHLHFDVQVFTRDGWIWVSPYVTLVSAYERLIRARGREVGPEIAGTPQPVAHALPEDVLKPDLREGSGGGEN from the coding sequence GTGCCGCCGGGGGGCGAGACAGTGGTTGGGAAGGGTTTCCGCTTCGTCTCGCAACTTCTGGCGTCGCTTGCGCTCCTCCTTGCCTCGCCGCTTGCTGCGGATGAGTTGCGCAGCCCCTCGCTCACGGCGCTGCGCGTCGATTGGCGCGCGGCGCTCGACCAGCTTCGCACCGAAATCAATGCCCATCCACGGGCGGCGGACGATTTCATCTTCGCACCCCGCCGTTCGGTGCCGCGCTATGATCCGCGCGCAATGCCGGCGCTGGTGCAGCTCAATGCGATCTCCTCGCAATTCTTCACCGGCGTCGCCCGGAGCTCCGTGCCCGTGCTGCTGCCGTTCGACGCTGCCGCGTATTTCGAAGCACGGCGCAATGGCGCGCCGGCGACCGTCGCGCTGTCGCGCTACCAGGCCGACTTCAATTCCGTCGACATGTTCGATGCCGGGCCCGCCGGCTACAGCGCGACCTTCTCGTTCGAGCCTGGCGCCGGAGACGGCATGCCGAGCCGGGTCTTCGCAAGGCCGGTCGAGGTGCAGATTACGGGGTCGGCGCTCGTCTACGACATTGCCGATCCCTCGGGCGGCAAGGGCGAGCCGGTCAAACCGCTCGCAGCGGTCTACCCGGACCTGCGCAAATTCATCCGGGAAGGCTATGTGCGCTACGCTTTCACCCGTTTCGGCGTCGCCTATGTGGTGTCGATCCAATGCCTCGACAGCGTCGTCAAGCCGCGACGGCTTGCCTGCAAGGAGGCCTATCCGGTCGCCGAGCGCTTCTTAAAGGCGCTGCGCGTGGCCGGCGGCCAGCGCATCCGGCCGCTGACGGACATCGCTTCCAACATTCTCGATCGTCCCGCGGCACGTTCCCCGGACTTCACCTACCGGCCGAGCGGCGACATCATCCCGAACACCGGCTATCGCAAGCAGGGCGGCCATCTCGACGTGATGGCCTACGCACAGATCCGCTTTCCTCTCGAGAAGGCGCCCGCGTTCGTACACTCGCAATCCTATGCCAAGCGCGACAAGATGGAGAGCACGACCGCCTATCCCTGGCGGGACAATTTCTGCGAGTCCCGCAGTTTCGAGGTCTGGCAATGCGGCGGCGGTTATGGCCATCAGGGCGAGGACATCCGCGCGGCTGAGTGCCCACCGCCCGGTGAAGGCCGCCAAGCCTGTGATCCCAAGCAGCGCGCCGTCGTCGCCGTGCGCGATGCGAGGGTCATACGCGCTTCCAAGGACCAGGCAGTGACGCTGCAAATCAACAGCCGGAGCGAGCACATCCGTTTCCGCTACATGCATATGAACCCGCAGGCACTGAACGCCGATGGCCTGCTCAGTGGCCGCATCGTATCGGAGGGCGAGAAGATCGGCGTGGTCTCGAATTATCTCGACCATCCCGCCGGCACCTCGATGCACCTGCATTTCGACGTGCAGGTGTTCACCCGCGACGGCTGGATCTGGGTCAGTCCTTACGTCACGCTGGTCTCCGCCTATGAGCGCCTGATCCGCGCCCGCGGCCGTGAGGTCGGCCCGGAGATTGCAGGCACGCCGCAGCCCGTGGCGCATGCGCTGCCGGAGGACGTGCTCAAGCCGGACCTGCGCGAGGGATCGGGCGGCGGCGAGAACTAA
- a CDS encoding MarR family winged helix-turn-helix transcriptional regulator, which produces MTRKPPDVTRSQPRRQAATAAPAVRVPAPGEGKRGEQGYLGYLLRQAHAAVRLTMERALADLGITSPQFAVLTMLNAYPGLSGADVARLTFLTPQTVGVIIRNLERDGAIVMTPHPVHGRIQQWTLTPRGTTLLKACRERVIALEKRLAAGLDTKAEASIRRWLAGIAADLQAD; this is translated from the coding sequence ATGACGCGCAAGCCGCCTGATGTCACGAGATCGCAACCGCGGCGGCAGGCAGCCACGGCCGCCCCGGCGGTGCGCGTCCCAGCCCCAGGGGAAGGCAAGCGCGGCGAGCAGGGTTATCTCGGCTATCTGCTGCGCCAGGCCCACGCCGCAGTCCGTCTGACGATGGAGCGGGCGCTGGCCGATCTCGGTATCACCTCCCCGCAATTCGCGGTGCTGACCATGCTCAATGCCTATCCGGGACTGTCAGGCGCCGACGTTGCCCGCCTCACCTTTCTGACGCCCCAGACCGTCGGCGTCATCATCCGCAATCTCGAACGTGACGGCGCGATTGTGATGACGCCTCATCCCGTCCACGGCCGCATCCAGCAATGGACGCTGACGCCGCGCGGCACGACGCTTTTGAAAGCGTGCCGCGAACGGGTGATTGCGTTGGAGAAGCGCCTTGCCGCCGGGCTCGACACCAAGGCCGAAGCAAGCATTCGCCGCTGGCTCGCAGGCATCGCGGCCGATTTGCAGGCGGACTAG
- a CDS encoding lysine-2,3-aminomutase-like protein — translation MMKSNLARTLREPAELVAEQLVSAEALPALERVAARYAVAITPALVDLIDGSDPDDPIARQFVPTAAELEMQPGENADPIGDHPHSPVPGIVHRYPDRVLFKLVHVCAVYCRFCFRREMVGPGKENALSDAAYRAAIDYIRSHGEIWEVILTGGDPLMLSPRRMSEIMADLAGIDHVKIIRLHTRVPVADPARISDEMVAAFQAEGATTWVALHANHARELTGPARAACARLVDAGIPMVSQSVLLRGVNDNATALSDLMRAFVECRIKPYYLHHGDLAPGTAHLRTTLAEGQDLMRQLRGRVSGLCQPDYVIDIPGGAGKSPVGPNYVLPMQNTAPDAGDADQETRYRIMDYCGDVHLYPPET, via the coding sequence ATGATGAAGAGCAATCTTGCGCGCACATTGCGCGAACCGGCCGAACTTGTGGCCGAGCAGCTGGTATCAGCCGAAGCGCTGCCGGCGCTCGAACGTGTTGCCGCGCGCTACGCAGTTGCGATCACCCCCGCGCTGGTCGATCTGATCGACGGGTCCGATCCTGACGATCCCATCGCGCGGCAATTCGTTCCGACTGCCGCGGAGCTCGAGATGCAGCCGGGCGAGAACGCAGATCCAATCGGCGATCATCCGCACTCGCCGGTTCCCGGGATCGTGCATCGCTATCCCGACCGCGTGCTGTTCAAGCTCGTTCACGTCTGCGCGGTCTATTGCCGCTTCTGCTTCCGCCGCGAGATGGTCGGACCCGGCAAGGAGAACGCGCTCTCGGACGCCGCCTATCGCGCGGCGATCGACTACATCCGCTCGCACGGCGAGATCTGGGAGGTGATCCTGACCGGGGGCGATCCCCTGATGTTGTCGCCGCGGCGGATGAGCGAGATCATGGCGGATCTTGCCGGCATCGATCACGTCAAGATCATCCGCCTTCACACCCGCGTGCCGGTGGCCGATCCCGCGCGCATCAGTGACGAGATGGTCGCTGCGTTCCAGGCCGAAGGCGCCACCACCTGGGTGGCGCTGCATGCCAACCATGCGCGCGAACTGACGGGGCCGGCGCGTGCCGCCTGCGCGCGGCTGGTCGATGCCGGAATTCCCATGGTAAGCCAGTCCGTGCTTTTGCGCGGCGTCAATGACAACGCGACCGCTCTGTCGGATTTGATGCGAGCTTTCGTCGAATGCCGGATCAAGCCCTATTATCTGCATCACGGTGATCTCGCGCCCGGTACGGCGCATTTGCGAACGACGCTCGCCGAGGGGCAGGATTTGATGCGGCAGCTGCGCGGACGGGTGTCGGGACTGTGTCAGCCCGACTACGTCATCGACATTCCCGGCGGCGCCGGCAAGTCGCCGGTGGGGCCGAATTACGTGTTGCCGATGCAAAATACCGCACCCGACGCGGGTGATGCAGATCAAGAAACGCGCTATCGTATCATGGATTATTGCGGCGACGTTCACCTCTATCCGCCCGAGACCTGA
- a CDS encoding lytic murein transglycosylase, whose protein sequence is MKHADSIPSRSRRALLRSTLGAAALVAIPTRILAAPPGFEEWREGFRARAMAKGISAATWQRAMARVEPDMSVFKQMRNQPEFHEQVWQYINRRVSDWRIINGKIALKNNEALLARIERDFGVERGTLLALWGVESAYGDPLVQQNHMTPVFPSLAALAWNEPRRKAYWETELINALRIVDKGWSTPEQMQGSWAGAMGHSQWMPEVWLNVGIDYDGDGKVSPFGKPDDALGSTAKYLVNRGKWHRGEHWGYEVRTPGEMSGSRTYAAWQAAGVTRADGQPFPQPSASAQMWTPVAGGPTFLLGPNFNAVKSYNPSMNYALAICHLGDRCLGAPPFIQPFPGSERALTLAEVQEMQTRLTKAGFDTGGTDGRVGNDTMKAIKDFQQRAGITPADGYGGLKVLAKLRQGS, encoded by the coding sequence ATGAAACACGCTGATTCCATACCCTCTCGCAGCCGCCGCGCTCTGCTTCGATCCACCCTCGGCGCAGCCGCACTCGTCGCAATCCCAACGCGCATCCTGGCCGCGCCTCCAGGCTTCGAGGAATGGCGCGAGGGCTTTCGCGCCCGTGCCATGGCGAAAGGCATTTCGGCGGCGACCTGGCAGCGCGCGATGGCGCGGGTCGAGCCTGACATGAGCGTGTTCAAGCAGATGCGCAACCAGCCCGAATTCCATGAGCAGGTCTGGCAATACATCAATCGTCGCGTCTCCGACTGGCGCATCATCAACGGCAAGATCGCGCTGAAGAACAACGAGGCGCTGCTCGCGCGCATCGAGCGCGATTTCGGCGTCGAGCGCGGTACGCTGCTGGCGTTGTGGGGCGTCGAGTCCGCCTATGGCGATCCGCTGGTGCAGCAGAACCATATGACGCCGGTGTTTCCCTCGCTCGCCGCGCTCGCCTGGAACGAGCCGCGCCGAAAAGCCTATTGGGAGACCGAGCTGATCAACGCGCTACGCATCGTCGACAAGGGCTGGAGCACGCCGGAGCAGATGCAGGGATCCTGGGCCGGCGCGATGGGGCATTCGCAATGGATGCCGGAGGTCTGGCTCAATGTCGGAATCGACTACGATGGCGACGGCAAGGTGTCGCCGTTCGGCAAGCCCGACGACGCGCTCGGCTCGACCGCAAAATATCTCGTCAATCGCGGCAAATGGCACCGCGGCGAGCATTGGGGGTACGAGGTGCGCACGCCCGGTGAGATGAGCGGCAGCCGGACCTATGCGGCATGGCAGGCGGCCGGCGTCACCCGCGCCGACGGCCAGCCATTCCCGCAACCCTCCGCATCGGCGCAGATGTGGACTCCGGTTGCGGGTGGGCCGACGTTTCTGCTGGGGCCGAATTTCAACGCGGTGAAGAGCTACAACCCCTCGATGAACTACGCGCTGGCGATCTGCCATCTCGGCGACCGCTGCCTCGGCGCGCCGCCTTTCATCCAGCCGTTCCCCGGCTCCGAGCGCGCGTTGACGCTCGCCGAGGTGCAGGAAATGCAGACACGGCTGACCAAGGCCGGCTTCGACACCGGCGGCACCGACGGTCGTGTCGGCAATGACACCATGAAGGCGATCAAGGATTTTCAGCAGCGCGCGGGCATCACGCCTGCGGACGGCTACGGCGGCTTGAAGGTGCTGGCGAAGCTGCGCCAGGGGTCGTAA
- the epmA gene encoding EF-P lysine aminoacylase EpmA, whose translation MAGGKPMSPFWSLSRHLDRRPFLQARGAIAGALRGFFAEQGFVEVETSVLQVSPGNETHLHAPRTEIMRPDGSRVSRYLRTSPEFACKKLLAAGEARIFEFARVFRDRERGDLHLPEFTMLEWYRAGAPYDAIMADCVVLIARAAQATGIGTFAFRGRTADPFAEPELVTVASAFEQLAGINLLATISGGEGDRAALARAAAGKVRVVEDDTWSDIFSKVLVEHVEPHLGQGRLTILFEYPSPEAALARVKAGDPRVAERFEVYACGVELANGFGELTDAEEQRKRFTQSMAEKQRRYGEAYPLDEDFLDAVAAMPEASGVALGFDRLVMLASGASRIDQVVWTPPANETSSET comes from the coding sequence ATGGCTGGGGGCAAACCGATGTCGCCGTTCTGGTCCCTGTCGCGGCATCTCGACCGCCGGCCGTTCCTGCAGGCCAGGGGAGCCATCGCCGGTGCTCTACGGGGTTTTTTCGCCGAGCAGGGCTTCGTCGAGGTCGAAACCTCCGTTCTCCAGGTCTCCCCGGGCAACGAGACCCACCTGCACGCCCCTCGGACCGAGATCATGCGACCCGACGGCAGCCGTGTGAGCCGATATTTGCGGACTTCGCCGGAATTCGCCTGCAAGAAGCTGCTGGCGGCCGGGGAGGCCCGGATTTTCGAGTTCGCCCGAGTGTTCCGGGACCGCGAGCGCGGCGACCTGCATTTGCCCGAATTCACCATGCTCGAATGGTACCGGGCAGGCGCCCCCTATGACGCCATCATGGCCGATTGCGTCGTCCTCATTGCCCGCGCGGCCCAGGCGACCGGTATCGGCACGTTCGCCTTCCGCGGCCGGACCGCCGATCCCTTCGCCGAGCCGGAGCTGGTAACGGTGGCCAGCGCCTTCGAGCAGCTTGCGGGGATCAACCTGCTTGCGACCATTTCCGGCGGCGAAGGCGACCGCGCCGCGCTCGCCCGGGCCGCTGCCGGCAAGGTCCGCGTCGTCGAGGATGACACCTGGTCCGACATCTTCAGCAAGGTCCTGGTCGAGCATGTCGAGCCGCATCTGGGGCAGGGGCGTTTGACCATTCTGTTCGAATACCCATCTCCAGAGGCGGCACTGGCGCGCGTGAAGGCGGGCGATCCCCGCGTTGCCGAACGGTTCGAGGTCTATGCCTGCGGTGTCGAGCTCGCCAACGGCTTTGGCGAACTGACCGACGCCGAGGAGCAGCGCAAGCGCTTCACGCAATCCATGGCGGAGAAGCAGCGCCGCTACGGCGAAGCGTATCCGCTGGACGAGGACTTTCTGGACGCGGTCGCGGCCATGCCGGAGGCAAGCGGCGTCGCGCTCGGCTTCGACCGGCTGGTGATGCTGGCGAGCGGCGCATCGCGAATTGATCAGGTGGTGTGGACGCCGCCTGCAAATGAAACGTCAAGCGAGACATGA